A region of Corynebacterium glucuronolyticum DSM 44120 DNA encodes the following proteins:
- a CDS encoding inorganic diphosphatase, with product MSFEVTIEIPAGSRNKYEIDHETGKVYLDRYLFTPMAYPQDYGFIEGTLGEDGDPLDALVILPESVFPGVIVPARPLGVFKMTDEAGGDDKLLCVVDDVRYENYKDIDDVPQHVKDEIEHFFVHYKDLEPNKEVSGSGWAGKDEAERIYKEAIERLKNEG from the coding sequence ATGAGCTTCGAAGTAACCATCGAGATCCCCGCCGGCTCCCGCAACAAGTACGAGATCGACCACGAGACCGGCAAGGTCTACCTCGACCGTTACCTGTTCACCCCCATGGCCTACCCGCAGGACTACGGCTTCATCGAGGGCACCCTCGGCGAAGACGGAGACCCGCTCGACGCCCTCGTCATCCTGCCTGAGTCCGTATTCCCCGGCGTCATCGTCCCCGCGCGCCCGCTCGGCGTGTTCAAGATGACCGACGAGGCCGGCGGCGACGACAAGCTGCTCTGCGTTGTCGATGACGTCCGCTACGAGAACTACAAGGACATCGACGACGTCCCGCAGCACGTCAAGGACGAGATCGAGCACTTCTTCGTCCACTACAAGGACCTCGAGCCGAACAAGGAAGTTTCCGGCTCCGGCTGGGCCGGCAAGGACGAGGCCGAGCGCATCTACAAGGAGGCCATCGAGCGCCTCAAGAACGAGGGCTAA
- a CDS encoding MarR family winged helix-turn-helix transcriptional regulator, protein MRAKWPADQAARPTLGTMSEIPSLLTQSPLFQLEKLRKTTRDAVDAALVPTDVTLREYWVLTCLAPAPTAQQAEISAALGIDPSDVVRILDKLVRKGLVTRDRAAEDRRRQVVALTKAGRKLHKKLASAVTEAEKTALDDSSKKQLKQLRKMSKAVLAPADEKN, encoded by the coding sequence ATGAGGGCAAAGTGGCCCGCAGACCAGGCCGCAAGACCTACACTTGGCACTATGAGCGAGATCCCCAGCCTCCTGACACAGTCCCCGCTTTTTCAGCTGGAGAAGCTCCGCAAAACGACCCGCGACGCGGTCGATGCCGCCCTTGTGCCCACGGACGTCACGCTCCGGGAGTATTGGGTGCTCACGTGTCTTGCACCCGCGCCCACCGCGCAGCAGGCGGAGATTTCTGCGGCGCTTGGCATCGACCCCTCCGACGTGGTGCGGATCCTGGACAAGCTGGTGCGCAAAGGGCTGGTGACGCGGGACCGGGCGGCGGAGGATCGGCGCCGACAAGTGGTGGCGCTCACCAAGGCGGGGCGGAAGCTGCACAAGAAGCTCGCCAGCGCGGTGACGGAGGCAGAGAAAACGGCCCTGGACGACTCCTCCAAGAAGCAGCTGAAGCAGCTGCGGAAGATGTCCAAGGCCGTGCTTGCACCGGCCGACGAGAAGAACTAG
- the ppk2 gene encoding polyphosphate kinase 2 → MADDNEEIPVLDLAKLHGYHVDDSDEDDPVLVKPNGERVDTWRENYPYDEQMKRPEYEHIKRALQIELLKWQNWTKATGQRHIILFEGRDAAGKGGTIKRFNEHLNPRGARIVALEKPSPRESTSWYFQRYIEHFPSAGEIVFFDRSWYNRSGVERVMGFCTESQHAEFLREVPMLENMILGSGISLTKFWFSVTQKEQRTRFAIRQVDPVRRWKLSPMDLASLDKWNDYTRAKEEQFRYTDTDESPWITIKSNDKKRARLNAMRYILSKFEYTNKDHEIVGEPDPLLVKRGRDQIGD, encoded by the coding sequence ATGGCCGACGATAATGAGGAAATCCCCGTACTTGACCTAGCTAAACTGCACGGATACCACGTCGATGACAGCGACGAGGACGATCCGGTACTGGTCAAGCCCAATGGAGAACGCGTAGACACGTGGCGCGAAAACTACCCGTACGACGAGCAGATGAAACGCCCGGAGTACGAGCACATTAAACGAGCCCTACAAATCGAGCTCCTGAAATGGCAGAACTGGACCAAAGCAACGGGCCAGCGCCACATCATTCTTTTCGAGGGGCGCGACGCCGCCGGCAAGGGCGGCACCATCAAGCGCTTCAACGAGCACCTCAACCCCCGCGGTGCCCGCATCGTGGCACTGGAAAAGCCGTCGCCGCGCGAGTCCACCTCCTGGTACTTCCAGCGCTACATCGAGCACTTCCCGTCGGCAGGGGAGATCGTGTTCTTTGACCGCTCGTGGTACAACCGCTCCGGCGTGGAGCGCGTCATGGGCTTCTGCACGGAATCCCAGCACGCCGAGTTCCTGCGCGAGGTGCCGATGCTGGAGAACATGATCCTGGGTTCCGGCATTTCGCTGACGAAGTTCTGGTTCTCTGTCACCCAGAAGGAGCAGCGCACCCGCTTCGCCATCCGCCAGGTGGACCCCGTGCGCCGCTGGAAGCTGTCCCCGATGGACCTCGCCTCCCTGGATAAGTGGAACGATTACACGCGGGCGAAGGAGGAACAGTTCCGTTACACGGACACAGATGAGTCCCCGTGGATCACCATCAAGTCGAATGACAAGAAGCGCGCCCGCCTCAACGCGATGCGCTACATCTTGAGCAAGTTCGAGTACACAAACAAGGATCACGAGATCGTCGGCGAGCCCGACCCGCTGCTGGTCAAGCGCGGCCGCGATCAGATCGGCGACTAG
- the groL gene encoding chaperonin GroEL (60 kDa chaperone family; promotes refolding of misfolded polypeptides especially under stressful conditions; forms two stacked rings of heptamers to form a barrel-shaped 14mer; ends can be capped by GroES; misfolded proteins enter the barrel where they are refolded when GroES binds): protein MAKMIAFDEEARRGLERGLNTLADAVKVTLGPKGRNVVLEKSWGAPTITNDGVTIARDIDLEDPYEKIGAELVKEVAKKTDDVAGDGTTTATVLAQALVREGLRNVAAGSNPMSIKRGIEAAVKKVTEKLLSTAKEIDTKEEIAATAGISAADPAIGEKIAEAMYAVGGGELNKDSVITVEESNTFGVELEVTEGLRFDKGYISGYFATDMERLEAVLEDPYILLVGSKISNVKDLLPLLEKVMQSGKPLLIIAEDVEGEALSTLVVNKLRGTFKSVAVKAPGFGDRRKAQLQDMAILTGGQVISEEVGLSLETAGIEHLGSARKVVVTKDDTTIVDGAGSADQIKGREQQIRAEIDNSDSDYDREKLQERLAKLAGGVAVLKVGAATEVELKERKHRIEDAVRNAKAAAEEGIVSGGGVALLQAAEVLEDNLGLEGDEGTGVAIVREALSAPLKQIAANAGYEPGVVAAKVADLPAGQGLNAATGEYEDLMAAGVNDPVKVTRSALQNAASIAALFLTTEAVVADKPEPKAPAAPGADEMGGMGGF, encoded by the coding sequence ATGGCTAAGATGATTGCCTTTGATGAAGAAGCACGCCGCGGTCTTGAGCGGGGTCTGAATACCCTCGCCGACGCTGTCAAGGTCACCCTTGGACCCAAGGGCCGTAACGTCGTCCTGGAGAAGTCCTGGGGCGCCCCGACCATTACCAACGACGGTGTCACCATTGCCCGCGACATCGATCTCGAGGATCCGTACGAGAAGATCGGCGCGGAGCTCGTTAAAGAGGTAGCCAAGAAGACCGACGACGTCGCGGGTGACGGCACGACCACCGCAACCGTTCTCGCCCAGGCGCTCGTCCGCGAGGGTCTGCGCAACGTTGCCGCTGGTTCCAATCCGATGAGCATTAAGCGCGGCATCGAGGCTGCAGTAAAGAAGGTCACCGAGAAGCTCCTGTCCACCGCCAAGGAGATTGACACCAAGGAAGAAATCGCCGCAACCGCTGGCATTTCTGCTGCTGATCCGGCCATCGGCGAGAAGATCGCCGAGGCGATGTACGCCGTGGGCGGCGGAGAGCTGAATAAGGACTCCGTTATCACCGTCGAGGAGTCCAACACCTTCGGCGTTGAGCTCGAGGTCACCGAGGGCCTCCGCTTTGATAAGGGCTACATCTCCGGCTACTTCGCCACCGACATGGAGCGCCTGGAGGCTGTCCTTGAGGATCCCTACATCCTTCTCGTTGGCTCCAAGATCTCCAACGTCAAGGATCTCCTCCCGCTCCTGGAGAAGGTCATGCAGTCCGGCAAGCCTCTGCTCATTATCGCCGAGGACGTCGAGGGCGAGGCCCTGTCCACTCTCGTTGTGAATAAGCTCCGTGGCACCTTCAAGTCCGTCGCTGTCAAGGCTCCGGGCTTCGGCGATCGCCGCAAGGCACAGCTGCAGGATATGGCCATCCTCACCGGCGGCCAGGTCATCTCCGAGGAGGTCGGCCTGTCCCTCGAGACCGCCGGCATCGAGCACCTCGGCTCCGCCCGCAAGGTCGTTGTGACCAAGGACGACACCACCATCGTCGATGGTGCGGGCTCCGCAGACCAGATCAAGGGCCGCGAGCAGCAGATCCGCGCTGAGATCGACAACTCCGATTCCGACTACGACCGCGAGAAGCTCCAGGAGCGCCTGGCTAAGCTCGCCGGGGGCGTCGCTGTCCTCAAGGTCGGCGCAGCTACCGAGGTTGAGCTCAAGGAGCGCAAGCACCGCATTGAGGATGCCGTCCGCAACGCCAAGGCCGCTGCGGAAGAGGGCATCGTCTCCGGCGGTGGCGTCGCACTCCTGCAGGCCGCCGAGGTGCTCGAGGATAACCTCGGTCTCGAGGGTGACGAGGGCACCGGTGTTGCCATCGTCCGCGAGGCACTGTCCGCCCCGCTGAAGCAGATCGCTGCCAACGCTGGCTACGAGCCCGGCGTGGTCGCTGCCAAGGTTGCAGACCTCCCCGCAGGCCAGGGCCTCAACGCCGCCACCGGCGAGTACGAGGACCTCATGGCTGCGGGCGTCAATGACCCGGTGAAGGTCACCCGCTCTGCTCTGCAGAACGCAGCCTCCATTGCGGCCCTCTTCCTCACCACTGAGGCTGTCGTCGCCGATAAGCCGGAGCCCAAGGCTCCCGCAGCCCCCGGCGCCGACGAGATGGGCGGCATGGGCGGCTTCTAA
- a CDS encoding M20/M25/M40 family metallo-hydrolase yields the protein MMVMTLKLDGKTVREAVDKQKDSIFSTLSELVAFNSPRGEAGNREAALWVKEAFEKFGIEMEAHETSDGTLALVGTRAGEADAPEVLLYSHYDVVPAGDPEKWDSDPFTLTKRDGRWYGRGAADCKGNIATHLAVLEAVEKLGGTRANLRIVIEGSEEVGGEGLDSLIESNPELFKADVICIVDAGNAKAGVPTITSSLRGGGQMDITITTMASPAHSGEFGGPAPDATFALIRTLDSLRDEDGFVVIDGLDNTVRWEGQQYSAEDFAKDAGVLEGVDIIAGDKGTPSDQLWSRVAVTVTGFSSTPVEEAVNAVPNIARARVNFRVPEKMDAHEVAEKLKAHVENHVPFNAQCEIELSEVSQPFSAKLDGPAIQLLEEALSAAYDGAEVVKVGMGGSIPLTTKLQGLYPDSEIALYGVEEPAANIHSPNESVDPEEIYAIAVAEALLLLSI from the coding sequence ATGATGGTTATGACATTGAAATTGGACGGAAAGACGGTGCGCGAAGCCGTCGACAAGCAAAAAGACAGTATCTTTAGTACCCTCAGTGAGCTCGTGGCCTTCAATTCCCCGCGTGGCGAGGCCGGCAACCGCGAGGCTGCGCTGTGGGTAAAGGAAGCGTTTGAAAAGTTCGGTATCGAGATGGAGGCCCACGAGACCTCCGACGGCACGCTTGCGCTTGTTGGCACCCGCGCCGGCGAGGCCGACGCACCCGAGGTCCTCCTCTACTCCCACTACGACGTTGTGCCCGCGGGTGATCCGGAGAAGTGGGATTCCGACCCGTTCACCCTCACCAAGCGCGACGGGCGCTGGTACGGCCGTGGCGCCGCAGACTGCAAGGGCAATATTGCCACGCACCTCGCGGTACTTGAGGCCGTCGAAAAGCTGGGAGGAACACGAGCCAACCTGCGCATTGTCATCGAGGGATCTGAGGAGGTCGGCGGCGAAGGCCTCGACTCCCTCATCGAATCCAACCCCGAGCTGTTCAAGGCGGATGTCATCTGCATCGTGGATGCCGGCAACGCCAAGGCGGGCGTGCCCACCATCACATCCAGCCTGCGCGGCGGCGGCCAGATGGACATCACCATCACAACCATGGCCTCCCCCGCCCACTCCGGTGAGTTCGGCGGCCCCGCACCGGATGCCACCTTCGCCCTCATCCGCACCCTTGACTCGCTGCGCGACGAGGACGGCTTCGTCGTCATCGACGGCCTGGACAACACCGTCAGGTGGGAGGGCCAGCAGTACTCGGCGGAGGACTTCGCCAAGGACGCCGGCGTTCTCGAGGGCGTAGATATTATTGCCGGCGATAAGGGCACGCCCTCCGACCAGCTGTGGTCCCGCGTCGCCGTCACCGTCACCGGCTTTAGCTCCACCCCGGTGGAGGAGGCCGTCAACGCGGTGCCCAACATTGCCCGCGCCCGCGTCAACTTCCGCGTGCCGGAGAAGATGGACGCCCACGAGGTGGCCGAAAAGCTCAAGGCACACGTGGAAAACCATGTGCCGTTCAACGCCCAGTGTGAGATCGAGCTGTCCGAGGTCTCCCAACCATTTTCCGCCAAGCTCGACGGCCCTGCCATTCAGCTGCTGGAGGAGGCGCTTTCCGCCGCCTACGACGGTGCCGAGGTAGTCAAGGTGGGCATGGGTGGCTCCATCCCGCTGACCACGAAGCTGCAGGGACTCTACCCCGACTCCGAGATTGCCCTGTACGGCGTGGAGGAGCCCGCCGCCAACATCCACTCCCCCAACGAGTCCGTCGACCCGGAGGAGATTTACGCCATCGCTGTGGCTGAGGCGCTGCTCCTGCTGTCGATCTAA
- a CDS encoding Ltp family lipoprotein, with protein MTNQWPANAENPAQPVEAPKKPWYKKWWVWLIAAVVIIGIAGSGGNSDSDKDQADTPVTSTVTSTQAQEALDAPSSEAAPAKETSEAPVTEEKEKEADVPKEYKNALRSAKSYSDMMHMSKQGIYDQLTSEYGDQFSPDAAQYAVDNLKADYKKNALESARNYEESMAMSPSAIYDQLVSEYGEKFTAEEAQYAVDNL; from the coding sequence ATGACCAATCAATGGCCTGCCAACGCAGAAAACCCGGCCCAGCCCGTGGAAGCACCGAAGAAGCCTTGGTACAAGAAATGGTGGGTATGGCTCATCGCCGCCGTCGTCATCATCGGAATCGCCGGCAGCGGCGGAAACAGTGATAGTGACAAAGATCAGGCCGACACCCCCGTCACCTCCACAGTGACGAGCACGCAGGCGCAGGAAGCCCTCGACGCACCAAGCTCCGAGGCAGCCCCCGCAAAGGAAACCTCGGAAGCACCGGTCACCGAGGAAAAGGAAAAAGAGGCCGATGTGCCCAAGGAGTACAAGAACGCGCTCCGCAGCGCCAAGTCGTACTCAGACATGATGCACATGTCCAAGCAGGGGATCTATGACCAGCTGACAAGTGAATATGGCGACCAGTTCTCGCCCGATGCTGCGCAGTACGCCGTCGACAACCTGAAGGCCGATTACAAGAAGAACGCGTTGGAATCTGCCCGCAATTACGAGGAATCCATGGCTATGTCCCCGTCTGCGATTTACGACCAGCTCGTGAGCGAATACGGCGAGAAGTTCACTGCAGAAGAGGCCCAGTACGCAGTGGACAACCTCTAA
- a CDS encoding Na+/H+ antiporter subunit A: protein MLITFLTLLIATALAPVLVKVVGRAAFGILALVPAAGFAWVVSLFVNGTFGWDKPGLTATIEWMPAAHLNLEFRMDALAAIFALIILGIGALVLLYCWGYFDSAPKRLREFAGEMTCFSLAMYGLVISDNLLQMYVFWEITSVLSFMLVGYYRERASSRRAAGQALMVTTLGGLAMLVGIVLLGFDTGMWTLSELTGSGVLFDSPAGRAAVVLVLAGALSKSAIAPTHFWLPGAMAAPTPVSAYLHSAAMVKAGIYLVARLSPTFHEIGSWHLVTITLGVFTMLMGGWMALRQVDLKLILAYGTVSQLGFIISVVAIGSREALMAGLALTFAHSMFKATLFMIVGAIDHTSGTRDVRKISGLGKKHPYLAVLATIVAASMAGIPPLFGFVAKEAALTAVMNEELLTGMPGKIMLVGLVAGSVLTMAYSLRFLYGAFATKPASHPSGGGTSEPILTMDRMVPQLIISPTVLTLTTIVFGLFPGLLDVPIQADMEQMWGLAEDAPNLGLWHGLTPALALSAFIILAGAIMHWQRGVVAQLQFEQPALGSADYAYDAVLDGLRRLSLRTTASTQRGSLPLNQSIIFLTLMLVPLVALLAGERTDVRMVLWDTPLQGIIALIMIIAAIAATRLDNRLSALIMVGMTGYGLSMIFALYGAPDLALTQVLVETISMVIFMLVLRKLPVTTVVPPDKKLIRPRAWLSVALGVVIVVLSTFASNARSATPISVYIPELAKEIGHGANAVNVLLVDLRGWDTLGEISVLVIVATGVASIVFRNRDFTRTSARPVLMDNGSQWLSSLPHTDVQRSRSIMIDVTTRLLFPSMMVLAAYFFFAGHNAPGGGFAGGLVAALAIALRYLAGGREEFELAFPIDANRVLGTGLLLSAGTALIPMFFGRTPLSSHYWEIPLPWIGDVTVVSALAFDAGVFLIVIGLVLHIIESLGSQLDRDEDMRKQRARDRRRRMERRKAKLRAKQHAAAQHAKYHVPGEEEN, encoded by the coding sequence GTGTTAATAACTTTTCTCACACTTCTGATTGCTACCGCGCTCGCGCCGGTACTGGTCAAGGTAGTGGGTCGGGCCGCGTTTGGCATTCTTGCTCTTGTTCCGGCTGCAGGCTTCGCCTGGGTCGTGTCCCTGTTTGTCAACGGGACGTTTGGTTGGGACAAGCCTGGGCTCACCGCCACCATCGAGTGGATGCCCGCAGCGCACCTCAACCTGGAGTTCCGGATGGATGCGCTGGCTGCCATCTTCGCCCTCATTATCTTGGGCATCGGCGCGCTGGTGCTTCTGTATTGCTGGGGGTACTTCGATTCGGCACCGAAGCGCCTGCGGGAATTCGCCGGTGAGATGACGTGCTTCTCGCTGGCGATGTATGGGCTTGTGATTTCGGACAACCTGCTCCAGATGTACGTGTTCTGGGAGATCACCTCGGTGCTGTCGTTTATGCTCGTGGGCTACTACCGCGAGCGCGCGTCGTCACGGCGCGCGGCGGGCCAGGCGCTGATGGTGACCACTCTGGGTGGCCTGGCGATGCTCGTGGGCATCGTGCTCTTGGGCTTCGACACGGGCATGTGGACGCTCTCGGAGCTCACCGGCTCCGGCGTATTGTTCGATTCCCCGGCCGGCCGCGCCGCCGTGGTCCTTGTTTTGGCCGGTGCGCTGAGTAAGTCTGCGATCGCCCCCACCCACTTCTGGCTGCCCGGCGCGATGGCCGCACCCACCCCAGTGTCCGCCTACCTGCATTCCGCGGCGATGGTGAAGGCCGGCATCTACCTTGTTGCCCGCCTGTCGCCGACGTTCCACGAGATCGGCAGCTGGCACCTCGTCACCATCACCCTCGGCGTGTTCACCATGCTGATGGGCGGGTGGATGGCGCTGCGCCAGGTGGATTTGAAGTTGATCCTCGCCTACGGCACGGTGAGCCAGCTCGGCTTCATCATTTCCGTGGTGGCGATCGGCTCGCGGGAGGCGCTCATGGCCGGGTTGGCGCTGACGTTTGCGCACTCGATGTTTAAGGCGACGCTGTTTATGATCGTCGGCGCGATTGACCACACCAGTGGCACGCGCGATGTGCGCAAGATCAGTGGACTGGGCAAGAAGCACCCGTACCTGGCGGTGTTGGCGACGATTGTCGCCGCGTCGATGGCGGGGATCCCGCCGCTGTTCGGGTTCGTGGCCAAGGAGGCAGCGCTCACGGCGGTGATGAACGAGGAGCTGCTCACGGGCATGCCGGGCAAGATCATGCTCGTCGGGCTCGTCGCGGGTTCCGTGCTGACGATGGCGTACTCGCTGCGCTTCCTGTACGGCGCGTTCGCCACCAAGCCCGCCAGCCACCCCTCGGGTGGTGGCACGTCGGAGCCGATCCTCACGATGGATCGGATGGTTCCGCAGCTCATCATCTCGCCGACAGTGCTGACGCTCACCACGATTGTGTTCGGTTTGTTCCCCGGGCTTCTCGACGTCCCCATCCAGGCGGACATGGAGCAAATGTGGGGGCTGGCGGAGGACGCGCCGAACCTGGGGCTGTGGCACGGCCTCACCCCCGCCCTCGCGCTCAGCGCGTTTATCATCCTCGCCGGCGCGATCATGCACTGGCAGCGGGGCGTTGTCGCCCAGCTGCAGTTCGAGCAGCCGGCCCTCGGCAGCGCCGACTACGCCTACGATGCCGTCCTCGACGGCCTGCGCAGGCTGTCGCTGAGGACGACGGCATCCACGCAGCGCGGCTCCCTGCCCCTCAACCAGTCGATTATCTTCCTCACCTTGATGCTGGTGCCACTCGTCGCGCTGCTTGCCGGTGAGCGCACCGACGTGCGCATGGTGCTGTGGGACACGCCGCTGCAAGGGATCATCGCGCTCATCATGATCATCGCCGCCATCGCCGCGACGCGCCTGGATAACCGCCTGTCCGCCCTCATCATGGTGGGCATGACGGGCTACGGCCTGTCCATGATCTTCGCGCTGTACGGCGCCCCGGATCTGGCACTCACGCAGGTGCTCGTGGAGACCATCTCGATGGTTATCTTCATGCTCGTGCTGCGGAAGCTGCCGGTGACCACCGTCGTTCCACCGGACAAGAAGCTTATCCGCCCTAGGGCGTGGCTGTCCGTGGCTCTCGGCGTGGTCATCGTGGTGCTGTCCACCTTCGCCTCCAACGCGCGCTCGGCAACACCGATCAGCGTGTACATTCCGGAGCTAGCCAAGGAGATCGGCCACGGCGCGAACGCCGTCAACGTGCTCCTCGTGGACCTGCGTGGCTGGGATACGCTCGGCGAGATTTCCGTCCTCGTCATCGTGGCTACGGGCGTGGCCAGCATCGTGTTCCGCAACCGCGACTTCACCCGCACCAGCGCCCGCCCGGTGCTCATGGATAACGGCTCGCAGTGGCTATCTTCGCTGCCACACACGGATGTGCAGCGCAGCCGCTCCATCATGATCGACGTGACCACACGCCTGCTGTTCCCCTCGATGATGGTGCTCGCCGCGTACTTCTTCTTCGCCGGGCACAACGCCCCCGGTGGCGGCTTCGCCGGTGGCCTCGTCGCCGCGCTCGCGATCGCGCTGCGCTACCTCGCCGGTGGCCGCGAGGAGTTCGAGCTCGCCTTCCCCATCGATGCCAACCGCGTCCTGGGCACGGGCTTGCTCCTGTCCGCCGGCACCGCGCTGATCCCCATGTTCTTCGGCCGCACGCCGCTGAGCTCCCACTACTGGGAGATTCCCCTCCCGTGGATCGGGGATGTCACCGTCGTCAGCGCGCTCGCCTTCGATGCCGGCGTGTTCCTCATCGTCATCGGCCTCGTATTGCACATCATCGAGTCGCTCGGCTCGCAGCTCGACCGCGACGAGGACATGCGTAAACAGCGTGCCCGCGACAGGCGCCGCCGGATGGAACGCCGGAAGGCGAAGCTGCGCGCCAAGCAGCACGCCGCCGCGCAGCACGCCAAGTACCACGTACCAGGAGAGGAGGAGAACTAA
- a CDS encoding Na(+)/H(+) antiporter subunit C, which yields MASNLFLLITAGVLISAGAYLLLERAMTKMLMGIMLMGNGANLLLLLSGGRSGQPPIDGRDSELTEKVADPLAQGMILTAIVISMAMTAFILALAFRQYRYRSADYIENDAEDAAIAMRPPTAAAAPDHDASDDPETGRATSEGDAFGPQSFEAPVTNEDDVAEGEADDEASTSKKKKEEDK from the coding sequence ATGGCATCGAACTTATTCCTGCTCATCACCGCGGGTGTGCTCATCTCCGCCGGCGCGTACCTCCTCCTGGAGCGCGCCATGACCAAGATGCTCATGGGCATCATGCTCATGGGTAACGGCGCGAATCTCCTGCTGCTGCTCTCCGGCGGTCGCTCCGGCCAGCCGCCTATCGACGGCCGGGACAGCGAGCTCACCGAGAAGGTCGCCGACCCGCTGGCCCAAGGCATGATTCTGACCGCCATCGTCATCTCCATGGCGATGACCGCCTTCATCCTTGCGCTCGCGTTCCGCCAGTACCGCTACCGCAGCGCCGATTACATTGAGAACGACGCCGAGGATGCAGCCATCGCCATGCGGCCGCCGACGGCCGCAGCCGCCCCCGACCACGATGCCTCCGATGACCCGGAGACCGGGCGGGCGACGAGCGAGGGCGACGCCTTCGGGCCGCAATCCTTCGAGGCCCCCGTAACCAACGAGGACGATGTAGCTGAGGGGGAAGCAGACGACGAAGCGTCGACAAGCAAGAAAAAGAAGGAGGAGGATAAATGA